A window of the Acidobacteriota bacterium genome harbors these coding sequences:
- the tuf gene encoding elongation factor Tu (EF-Tu; promotes GTP-dependent binding of aminoacyl-tRNA to the A-site of ribosomes during protein biosynthesis; when the tRNA anticodon matches the mRNA codon, GTP hydrolysis results; the inactive EF-Tu-GDP leaves the ribosome and release of GDP is promoted by elongation factor Ts; many prokaryotes have two copies of the gene encoding EF-Tu): MAKEKFDRSKPHVNVGTIGHVDHGKTTLTAAITKTLAKHNPKIAFRS, translated from the coding sequence ATGGCGAAAGAGAAATTCGACCGCAGTAAACCGCACGTGAACGTGGGGACGATCGGCCACGTGGATCACGGCAAGACGACGCTGACGGCGGCGATCACCAAGACGCTGGCCAAGCACAATCCGAAGATTGCGTTTCGCAGC